The Acidobacteriota bacterium nucleotide sequence AAAGCGGCTGGAGCAGCCGATGCCCGAGACCACCACGGTCTGCTCGGGAGGCATTTGGCGCTGGCGGGCCAGCCGCTGCACCGCGTTGAGCACCGAGTGGTCTCCGCACCCGGGGCACCAGCGCGGCTCGGCGGCGCAGTAATCGTCGAGCACGTAAGCTCGCGAGGGTGTTTCCAATTCCCAGTCTTTCTTCAAGCCGTACATGGGCTAGCTCCTCTTTTCCATTCCCAGGCGTCGCCTGAGCTCGTTCTCGATCTGAGACGGCGGCAGCGGACTCCCCGGCACCCGCGACCAGCAGTCGATGTCGAGCAGGGTCTGCTCGCGCAGCATCCGGGCCAACTGCGAACGGCGGCGGCTCTCCGGGTTGATGAAGGGGTCGTCGGCCTCGTCGCTGTAGTTGATCTCCACGGTCATCACCCGCTTGAAGCGGCTGAAGATGTCCTTCAGTCCCGGCTCCATGGGAGAGAGGAAGCGCACGTGCAGGGCCGAGACGTCGCCCCCGTCATCACGCACGCGGTCGACGGCCTCGCGGATGGCTCCCAGCGTCGAACCCCATCCCACCACCAGCAGGTCGCCGTGATCGTCTCCATGGACCTTGGGCGGCTTGAGGCTCTTTTGCAGCACCGCCAGCTTGCGGCTGCGCATGGCCATGGCGCGCTGGTTGATGGATGACTCGTAGGCCACGTGTCCCGTCTCGTCGTGGGCCAGGCCGGTGACGATGTACTCCCCGCCCCTTTGTCCCGGAATGGGACGCGACGAGACGCCTGTTTTGGCGTCCCAGGCGAAGGGCTGCACCTGGGAGTCCCAGTCCGACTGGTCGACGGGCGGGGCCAGCCAGTCCTTCTGCGGATGGGGACGCGGGAAGGGCTGCTGCCCGGTGGCCAGGTTGGCGTCGGTCAGCACCATGACGGGGATGCGGAACTGCTCGGCCAGCTTGCGCGAAGTGACCATGTAATGAAAGCACTCCTCGATGGTGGCCGGCGCCAGGACGATCTTGGGCGCGTCCCCGGGGGAGGCGAAAAGAGCCGCCAGCAGGTCGCCCTGCTCGATCTTGGTGGGCAGTCCGGTGGAGGGTCCGCCGCGCTGCACCACCACGATCACCAGCGGGATCTCGGCCATCACCGCCAGTCCGATGAACTCGGTCTTGAGCGCCAGCCCCGGACCCGAGGTGATGGTGACCGCCGTCTTGCCGGCGTAGGAAGCTCCGATGGCGAATCCGATGGCGGCGATCTCGTCTTCGGCCTGGTGGACGAATCCTCCCACCTTGGGGAAGGCGGCCGCCAGGTAGTGGGAGGCCGAGGTGGCGGGCGTGATGGGATACATCGAGCAAACTTCCATTCCCGCCGCCATGATGCCGAGTCCGACGGCCTGGTTGCCGTTCATGACCACCATGTCTTTGTCGATCTTGCGGGCCGGGATGTGAAAGCGCCGGGTGGTGTTCTCGAGGCCCCACTGGTAGCCCGAATCGAGCAGCGTGAGGTTCTTGTCGGTGATCTCCTGGCTCTTCCTGGCAAAGCGCTTGCGCACTTCTGCGCGGGCCACCTCCATGTCGCGTCCGTAGAGGGCGCAGAGCAGGCCCAGGGCCCACATGTTGCGTCCGCGGCGGGCGTCCTCGACGTGCTTGAGGCATTCCTCCAGCATGGGCGTCTCGATCACCAGATAGCCCTTCTCCTCAAGCTCCTTCAGGGTCGTGGAGTA carries:
- a CDS encoding 2-oxoglutarate oxidoreductase, which gives rise to MYGLKKDWELETPSRAYVLDDYCAAEPRWCPGCGDHSVLNAVQRLARQRQMPPEQTVVVSGIGCSSRF
- a CDS encoding 2-oxoacid:acceptor oxidoreductase subunit alpha yields the protein MDQAVSDSVTPNNREAVPDDNCIEVQEHIVEVVSDSGEGAQTCGHLFATVSAKMGNGVWTVEIIPAEIEPPQRSRAGASGNRIRLGSRAVTNSGDAADMVIAFNEQVLYSRMDVGAFRPGTIIFLESAWGKDPQEGVREKYSTTLKELEEKGYLVIETPMLEECLKHVEDARRGRNMWALGLLCALYGRDMEVARAEVRKRFARKSQEITDKNLTLLDSGYQWGLENTTRRFHIPARKIDKDMVVMNGNQAVGLGIMAAGMEVCSMYPITPATSASHYLAAAFPKVGGFVHQAEDEIAAIGFAIGASYAGKTAVTITSGPGLALKTEFIGLAVMAEIPLVIVVVQRGGPSTGLPTKIEQGDLLAALFASPGDAPKIVLAPATIEECFHYMVTSRKLAEQFRIPVMVLTDANLATGQQPFPRPHPQKDWLAPPVDQSDWDSQVQPFAWDAKTGVSSRPIPGQRGGEYIVTGLAHDETGHVAYESSINQRAMAMRSRKLAVLQKSLKPPKVHGDDHGDLLVVGWGSTLGAIREAVDRVRDDGGDVSALHVRFLSPMEPGLKDIFSRFKRVMTVEINYSDEADDPFINPESRRRSQLARMLREQTLLDIDCWSRVPGSPLPPSQIENELRRRLGMEKRS